In one Grus americana isolate bGruAme1 chromosome 1, bGruAme1.mat, whole genome shotgun sequence genomic region, the following are encoded:
- the UCN3 gene encoding urocortin-3 has translation MPHTRLLLLLTLLCAAETGQALRLYNTASIFSCLNAALAEAQKSRPEENAILDKRGFDSPSPEEASEEEEGEDAVDEEMGKRTFPGEGHYKYVSQAQVKGKTYQNRAKSDRRTKVTLSLDVPTNIMNILFNIAKAKNLRAKAAANAHLMAQIGRRK, from the coding sequence ATGCCCCacaccaggctgctgctcctcctcaccctcctctgCGCCGCTGAGACCGGCCAGGCTCTCCGCCTCTACAATACCGCCTCCATCTTCAGCTGCCTCAACGCGGCCCTCGCTGAAGCCCAGAAGAGCCGCCCAGAGGAAAACGCCATCTTGGACAAGCGCGGCTTCGACTCCCCATCGCCAGAGGAAGcttctgaggaggaggagggggaggacgCAGTGGATGAAGAGATGGGGAAAAGGACATTCCCGGGAGAAGGCCATTACAAATATGTCTCTCAAGCACAGGTTAAGGGGAAGACCTACCAAAACCGGGCCAAGAGCGACCGCCGCACCAAGGTCACCCTCTCCCTCGATGTCCCCACCAACATCATGAACATCCTCTTCAATATCGCCAAAGCCAAGAACTTGCGGGCGAAGGCTGCCGCCAACGCGCACCTCATGGCCCAAATCGGACGGCGGAAGTGA